The sequence below is a genomic window from Candidatus Methylomirabilota bacterium.
CGCGCGCGGTCTGGCGGCGGAGGGCGCCCGCGTGGCGATCTGCGCTCGCTCGGGCGACGAGCTGGCCAGAACGGCCGAAAAGATCCGCGGCGAGACCGGCGCCGAGGTGCTCCCGATTCCGACCGACGTGCAGGACCCGGAGGCGGTGCGGGCGCTGGTGGCCCGCACGGTCGAGGCCTTCGGCAGCGTGGACATCCTGGTGACCAACGCCGGCGGCCCGCCGTTCGGGCGGTTCGATCAGATGACGGACGCCGACTTTCAGGCGGCCTTCGAGCTGAATCTCCTCTCGACCGTGCGGATGATCCGGGAGGTGCTCCCCCACATGCGCCGCCGCCGGTGGGGACGGATCATCAACATCCAGTCGACCTCGATCAAGCAGCCGATCAACGGTCTGCTTCTGTCGAACTCGATCCGCCCGGGCGTGGCCGGTCTGACGCGCTCGCTGGTGGACGAGGTGAGCGGGGACAGGATTACCGTGAACACCATCTGCCCGGGTCGCATCATGACCGACCGCGCGCGGGGCTTCCTCGAAAGCCGGGCGAGGGTCGTCGGCGTTCCCCTCGAGGAGTTCATCAGGCAAGACGCCGCCACGATCCCGATGGGGCGGATGGGGCAGCCGGAGGAGGTCGCCAGCATGGTGGTGTTCCTCGCTTCGGAGTGCGCCTCCTACGTGACCGGGGTGACGGTGCAGGTCGATGGCGGGCTCGTCCGCAACCTCGCCTGACCCGCGGCGGGTCCGACGGCTGCGCGGTCCGGCCACGATCGTCGCGGTCGTGGCGCTCGGCGCGTCCGCGCTCGCGCAGGGCGGCGGGTCCTGGCAGAACGCCGCGCCGCTTCCGTCGAGCCGGACCGAGGTGACCGGGGCCGAGGTCGCGGGCAGGCTCTACGTCGTGGGGGGATTCGGGGGCGGCGACCACGTCGAGGCCTACGACCCGAAGGGCGATCGCTGGGAGCGACGGGCCTCGCTTCCCGCCTCGGTACATCACGCGGCGGCGGTGGGCATCGGCGGCCGGCTCTACGTCCTCGGCGGCTACTCCGGCGTGCTGTGGGGCGTGCTCGACGGGGTGTATGAGTACGATCCGGCGACGGATCGCTGGCGCGAGCGCGCGCCGCTGCCGACGCCCCGCGGAGCGCTGGCGGCTGCCGCCATCGACGGGAAGCTCTACGCGGTGGGCGGCGTCGGCAGGGACCGGCAGAACACGGGTGCGCTCGAGGTCTTCGATCCGGCCGCCAACCACTGGGAGACACGGCCAGCGATGCCCACGCCGCGGGATCACCATGCGGCCGGCGTGCTCGAAGGGAAACTCTACGTGGTAGGTGGGCGCCTCGGCGGGAGCTATTCGCAGAACCTGGACCGCCACGAGATGTACGACCCCGCCCGGAACGCCTGGGTCACACGGGCTCCGCTCCCCACGGCCCGGAGCGGCATCGCGGCCGCCGTCCTCGGCCAGCGCCTCTTCGTCTTCGGCGGCGAGGCCCCGGGCGGGACCTTCCGGGAGGTCGAGGCGTACGAGGCCGCCGCCGATCGCTGGACCGCGTTTGCCCCGATGCCGACTCCGCGCCACGGGCTCACCGCCCTCGCCTACGGGGGCCGGATCCACGTCATCTCGGGCGGTCCCCGCCCCGGCGGCTCTTCCAGCAGCGTGAACGAGGTCTTCACACCGTAAGGTCCCCGCCGAACGTGCGCGGCCGCCAGGCGGGGCGACGGCGGAGCTCACCAGCCGCGGGTCTCGCCGTGGCGGAGGAGCCAGATCCGGTCCGGGTCGAGGCCGAGCCGCCGGCCCTCGGCCCGGACGCGCTCGGCCGGCTCGCCGAATGGCTCGTCCGTCAGGTCGAACGTCCCCCAGTGCAGCTACGGGTCCTTCGAGCGCTCGCTCGTCCTGCCGGAGGGGGTGGACCCCGCCAAGGTGAGCGCCCGGTATTCGAAGGGGATGCTCGAGATCAGCATGCCGGCGCCGCTGGCTGTCGCCCCCAAGAAGGTCGAGATCCGGGTCGAGGGCCAGCAGGGCGCGCAGAAGGCCATCAAGGCCGCCTGATCGCCGAGGTCGTTCCGGGCGGGGCATCCGCGCGCCCCGCTCCCTGCGGCCCCCGGGCTCCGGGGGCCGCAGCTCTTTTGGAGTATAGTTGGGGCCATGCGTCCCTGGCTCGTCTTCACCCTCCTCGGCCTCGTGGTCGGCGCCTCCGGCGCGCGCGCGGCCGAGGAGCTTCCGATCGTCGACACCCACCTCCATTACAGTCAGGACGCCTGGACTGCCTACCCGACGCCGAGCATCCTGACGCTGCTGACCCGAGCCGGCATCATCCGGGCATTCGTCTCGAGCACGCCGGACGACGGAACCGTGCGCCTCTACGAAGCGGCCCCCGATCGGGTGGTCCCGGTCCTCCGGCCATACCGGGGGCCGGGGGACCAGGGAGCCTGGCACCGCGATCCGGGTGTCGTCGCCTACCTCGAGGGTCGCATCAGGCGCGGCATCTATCGTGGAATCGGCGAGTTCCACCTGTACGGGCGGGACGCGCAGGCCGAGGTGGTTCGACAGGTGGCGGAGCTGGCGGCGAGGAACGGGTTGTTCCTGCACTGCCACTGCGACGTGGAGGCGCTCGAGATCGTGCTGGGCCTGGTCCCCGGTGTCCGTGTGCTGTGGGCGCATGCCGGCATGTCGTCGGGACCCGAGGTGGTGGGACCGCTCATCGACCGCCACGCCGGGCTGACCGTCGAGCTCGCCTTGCGGTCGGACGTCGCGACGGGCGGCACCCTCGACGCGGCCTGGCGCGCCCTGTTCCTCCGGCACCCCGACCGCTTCATGGTGGGGGCCGACACCTGGGCGCCGTCACGCTGGAGCGACCTCGCCGCGATCACCGAGGCCACCCGAGGCTGGCTGCGGCAGCTCCCCCCCGAGGTGGCACGGCGCATCGCCCGGGAAAATGCCGAGCGCCTGGCCGGCGTCGGGCGCTGACTCGGAACCTCCACACCTCGGAGAGACTCCACATGGTCCGGTACTCGGCGAACCTCACGATGCTCTTCAACGAGGTCCCATTCCTGGAGCGCTTCGAGCGCGCGATCGCGGCCGGCTTCCACGCGGTAGAGTTCCTGTTCGCCCACAACGTGGACCAGGGTGGGGTCGCGCGGGAGCTCGAGCGCCACGGGCTCGAGCTGGTGCTCTTCGACCCGGAAGGCGGAGACTTTCCGGCGGGTGACCGCGGTTACCTCTGCGATCCCGGGCGGCGGGAGCGCCTGATGAAGACCGTCGACGACGCCATCGCCACCGCCCGGCGGCTCGGCTGCCGACGGCTGAACGTGCTGGCCGGGAACCGGGTGGAGGGTGTCGGGGACGCCGAGCTCCGGCGAACGGTGGTGGAGAACCTCCGGGCGGCCGCCCCCCGGGCGCGGGCCGCCGGGATCACCCTCCTGATCGAGGCGCTGAACACCTGGGAGAGCCCGCGGTACTTCCTCGACCGTTCGCGGCTCGGCCTCGAGATCGTCCGGGAAGTCGGCGAGCCGAACGTACGGTTCCAGTACGACTGCTACCACATGCAGCGCATGGAAGGGCAGCTGATCGAGACGCTGACCGCGAACCTCGAGTGGATCGGACACGTCCAGATCGCCGACGTCCCGGGACGCCACGAACCAGGCACCGGCGAGATCAACTACACGAACGTGCTGGGCGCCCTGGAGGGGGCGGGGTACGACGGTTACGTCGGGCTGGAATACCGACCTTCCGCGAAGACCGAAGACTCGCTGGCCTGGTTACCGCGCGAGGCCCGCGCTCGCCGGTAGCCGCGGACGTGCTCAGCCGCCGCGGATCCGGCCGCTCCATCAGTCCGAAGCTACCCCAGTGACCCCGCTCTTCGGGGACACCCTTCGCTGCTTCTGGCGGAACGATGGCTTCTTTCTCGCGGCAGGGCTCTCCTTCTACGTGATCATCTGCGTGGTCCCGTTCAGCCTGCTCCTCGTCGCCGGCGGCGGCTTCCTCCTCTCGGACGAAACGGTGGTGGAGGAGGTCGTCAACCAGCTGTCGGAGATCCTTCCGGTTTACCGCTCCGAGATGGAACAGATGCTCATCGGCGTGGCCAGCCGCCGGGGCGTGTCCGGCCTGGTCGGCGTGGGCATCCTGCTGCTCTTCGCCGTTCAACTCTTCGCGGCCACCCGGTTCGTGCTCAACCGGATCCTCGGTACCAAGGGGCGCGGGTTCGTTCACGGGCTTCTGTTCGACCTCGGCATGCTTCTCCTCCTGACGCTGCTCTTCTTCGTCACCATGGGCATCACCGCGGCGTTCGTGTGGATGCGGAGCCTCCTCCTGCTGTTCCGCCACGGGCTGTTCTTCGCCCATCTGTTTGCGTGGGCCGGGCTCTTCCTGGCCATCGCCTTCGACACCGCCCTGTTCGTCGTGCTCTACCGCTTCGTGCCGGTCCGGCGGATCCCGTGGTCGAGCGTGCTGCAGGCCAGCGCGGCCACGGCGGTTCTATGGGAAATCGCCAAGCAGCTCTTCCGCTTCTACATCGAGGGCATCGGAGTGTACAGCACCATGTACGGCTCGCTGGGCGTCACCATCGCGCTGATCATGTGGGTGTACTACTCGGCGATCGTGTTCGTCCTGGGCGCCGCCTTCATCCGGGTGCTGGAGGATCGGCGGTCACACCTCGCGCCGGTTTGACGCGGCGCGCGAGCCCTGACTATAATGCCGCATCCGATCGCGCCGGGGCCGCGTCGGAGCGCGTGAGAGGGGGTGGCCGCGACGGAAGAGCCTGTTCGGCTGACGACGCTCTCGCACGGGGCCGGCTGAGCCTGCAAGCTCGGGCCGGAGGATCTGGCCCAGGTGCTGCGGCTGCTCCCGCCGATTACCGATCCCAATGTGCTGGTGGGGCCCGAGACGTGCGACGACGCGGCGGTCTACCGGTTGAGCGACGACCTCGCCCTCGTCCTGACCGTGGACTACTTCACGCCCATCGTCGATGACCCCTACGCCTTCGGCCAGATCGCGGCCGCCAACTCGCTCTCCGACGTCTATGCCATGGGGGGGCGGCCGATCGCCATGCTCTCCATCGTGGGCTTCCCCAAAGACCGCCTGCCGTTCGGGGTCCTCGGCGAGATTCTCAAGGGCGGGGCTGAAAAGGGGCGCGAGGCGGGAGTCAGCGTGGTCGGCGGCCACAGCATCGACGACGCGGAGCCGAAGATCGGGTACGCGGTGACCGGGCTCGTCCACCCCGGCCGGATCTGGAAGAACGTGGGCGCGCGCCCGGGCGACGCGCTGGTGCTGACCAAGCCGCTCGGCACCGGCATCATCTCGACGGCGATCAAGAACGCCAAGGCCCGACCGGCCGCCATCGAGGCGGCCACCCGGACGATGGCGGCGCTGAACCGGGCGGCCGCCGAGGCGGCCGGCGAGGTCCGGGTGCACGCCGTCACCGACGTCACGGGTTTCGGCCTCCTCGGGCACCTGCGCGAGATGACGTGCGGGTCCGGGGTGGCGGTCCGGCTGGAGGCGGGACGGATTCCCCTGTTGCCGGATGTCGTGGCCCTGGCCGAGGCCGGGATGGTGCCGGGCGGCACCAAGCGCAACCTCCGCGCCACCGCGAGCGTGGTGCGCTGGGCCCCCGCGATTCCGGAGGCCCTCCGCGCCGTCATCGGGGATGCCCAGACCTCGGGCGGCCTCCTGGTGGCGACTCCCGAGGGCGAGGCGTTCCTTCGCGCGCTCGACCGGGCCGGCGTGTTGGAGGCGCGGCAGATCGGCACCGTCATCGGCGAGGACCCGGCTGGCACCATCGAGGTCGGCTCCTAACGCAGACCCACCGGACCCGTCGCCGCCGCCGGCTCGGAGGGAGGGCATGCTGCTCAAGGACAAGGTTGCCGTGGTCACCGGGGGCGGCCGCGGCATCGGCCGGGAGATCGCCCTCATGATGGCCCAGGCCGGCGCGCGGGTGGTGGTCAACGACTTCGGCGGCCGCGAGGACGGGACGGGCGGGGCGGCGTCGGCGGCCGACCAGGTGGTGGGGGAGATCCGGCAGGGTGGCGGGCAGGCCGTGCCGAGCTACGAGTCGGTCGCCACCATGGCCGGCGGCCAGCGGATCGTTCAGACGGCGCTCGACAGCTGGAACCGTCTCGACATCGTCGTGAACAACGCCGGCATCCTCCGCGACCGCATGATCTTCAACATGACCGAGGAGGAGTGGGACTCGGTGATCGCCGTCCATCTCAAGGGCAGCTTCGCGGTCACCCGGGCGGCGGCACCACGCTTCAAGGAGCAGCGCTGGGGGCGCTTCATCAACATGACCTCCACCTCGGGGCTGATCGGGAACGTCGGGCAGGCCAACTATGCCGCGGCCAAGCTCGGGATCGTGGGCCTCACCCGGGTCACCGCGCTCGACATGGCGCGCTACAACGTCACCGCCAACTGCATCTCGCCGTTCGCCTGGACCCGCCTGATCGGCACCATTCCGACCGAGACGCCGGAGCAGCAGGCGCGCGTCGCCAAGCTCGAGAGGATGTCCCCGCGCGACATCGCGCCGCTCGCCGTCTATCTCGCCTCCGAGGAGGCTCAGCACGTCTCGGGCCAGCTCTTCGGCGTTCGCGGCAAAGAGATCTTCGTCTTCTCCCAGCCCCGCCCGGTTCGGTCGATCCATCACGCAGAGGGCTGGACACCGGAGCGGATCGCCGAGACGTTCCCGGGCACGCTGGCCCATCACCTGACGCCGCTCGAGACTTCGGGCCAGTTCTTCAGCTACGATCCCCTGGTTTAGGGACGCCACCGGAGCCCCTCGGAGCGGATCACCATCGCGCGGCGGGTCAGCGTCCCGCCGTGCGCGGTTACCCGGACAGACGCCGACCGCGCGCCGTCTTGCCGGCGGGACGGGTGCCCTCGCCCTGCTGGCCGGGATCCTGGCGCCGACGTCGCCGGCCGCCGATCCCGGCCTCCTCGTCACGGTGGGCGAGGTCACCGGTCGAAGCGCTGTGGTGTGGGCGCGGGCCGACGCCCCGGGCGCGATCACGGTCGACGTGGAGGCGGCGGGTGGCGCTCGCCGACGACTGGCCGCCGAGGCGACGGCCGATTCGGACTTCACGGTCAAGCTTCACGCCGACGATCTGGTCCCGGGGACGCGGCATGCCTATCGGGTGGCGTGGCGGCGTGAGGAGGCTCGCGGCGAGTTCGTGACCGCGCCGGCGCCCGGCGTCTCGGGCCCGGTGCGCCTCGCCTGGAGCGGAGACCTCGGCGGCGGCGGCCGCTGCCGCACGCCGGCCGCGGGATACCCGATCTTCCGGGTGCTGGCGGCACGGCAGCCGGACTTCTTCGTGTTCGTCGGCGACACCATTTACGCCGACCACCGGTGCCGGGTTCCCGAGAACCTCCCGGGCGCCGACTTCCGGGCCAGCGACCTCGGCGGGTTCCGCGCCAAGCACCGGTACAACCGGGCCGACGCGGCCGTGCAAGCCTTCTTCCGGAGCACCTCGGTCTACGCCATCTGGGACGACCACGAGGTGCGCAACGACTTCGCGGGACCGAGTGAGCCCCTCATGCCCGTCGGCCGGCGCGCGTTCCTCGAGTACTGGCCGATCCAGCCGCCAGCGGACGACCCCCACCGTCTCTATCGCCGGATGCGCTGGGGTCGCGTCGCCGAGCTGTTCATCCTGGACACGCGCCAGTATCGGAGTCCGAACACCATGTCCGACGGCCCCGGCAAGACCATGCTGGGCGCCGCCCAGAGGAGCTGGCTGCTGACCGGCCTGGCCGGGTCCGCCGCAGTCTGGAAACTCGTGGTCTCGAGCGTATCGCTCTCGATCCCGACCGGGCGGGTGGTGCGGGACAGCTGGGCGAACGGGAGCACCCACCTGACCCCCGAGGGCAGCCCCACCGGCTTCGAGCACGAGCTCCTCGGGATCGTCCACGAGCTCGGGGCTCGCCGGATCTGCAACGTGGTCTGGCTGGTGGCGGATGCCCACCGTCCGGAAGTGATCCGCCATGCCCCGCTTCCCGGCCTCATCTTCCACGAGCTGGTGGCCGGGCCCCTGAGCGGGAGCGCGGGCCGGCCGGGCATTCTCGACCACACGCTGCGCCCGACCCGGCTCTACGCCGAGGGCGGCTTCACGAGCTTCGGTGAGCTGGTGGCCGACGACGCCGGCCTCACCGTCCGTATCGTCGACGGCGACGGCCGGGTCCGCTTCGCGACGACGCTCTCGCCGGAGCGCCCGAACAACTAGAGCGGATCGGAGTAACCCGGCGCCGACCACCGATCGCGTGGTCCAGCGAGGAGTGCTCTGAGCGCGGGCTTCGCCCGCGCAACCGACTCTTGGGGGTGGGCCTGGGAGGGGGCCGCGGAGGCCCCCTCCCATTGTCTAGCGGCGGCGCCGGCGACGCTCCAGGGCCGAGGCCGGTTTCCCGCGAGCCGGCGCCGGGCCTCGGCGGCGGCGCCCGGCCCAGACGGCCCAGGCGAGACCACCCAGCAAGGTGACGGCAAGCGCGCTCCACTCGAGGAGTCCTTCCGAGTACGTCAGCTCTGCCTCGAAGACGTCGAGAGGCATGCGGACCTCGAGGAGCCCCCAGGCGTCCGCTCGGGTTTCCAGGCGGCCCTGGCCGCTCTTCGCCTGCCAGAGCGGGTAGGCCGCGATCCCGGTCGCGACCCACACGCCCCCGGTGGGCGGCACCAGGAGCCGATAGCGGCGGTGGGTGATGCGTTCGAGCTGCGGCCACGGCCGGTCACGCCGCTCGAAGACCGTGAAGCCCGCGACCGTGTGCGCGGGCGTGTAGTGGGCGTCGAGGAAGCGCGCCCGGGGGGCATCGCCGGTCGGGGCGACCACCGTCGCGACCCGCAGCCGGCGCGCGAACGCTTCGAAGGCGTCTGCCGAGAGCCGCTCGGGGGGCTGGCCGAGCACCCGCTGGCCGTCGAGCTCCTCGGTGAGGGTCTCGATGCGTCGAGGTCGACTCGGGCTGCCCGCGTAGAAGCGCGCCGCCAGCGGGGCCGGATGGGTGAAGGTGCCATGGACGATCTCGCGGGCCGCGAAAAGTGGAGCGAGGCCGAGGACGTGACTGTGGGCCGCGTACCACGCCGGATCGTGAGCGAGGCGCAGCGCCGAGGTGAGGAAGAGGACACGGTCAGTGCCGCCGCGCAACACCGCCCAGAGGCGGTCGAGATCGTGGGCGCGGCTCACCTCGTCGAGGTGGGGCCACCGCGCCGGCCGCTCTCGGGGCCACAGCGTGAGCGTCGGCTCGCTGCGGGCCGGGCTCGGCAGGAGGGCGAGGAGGGCGACGAGGGCGAGGGCCGCCACCGGCCGCGCGCGGCCGCGGGCCTGCTTGGCCGTGGCCGCGGCCACCAGCGCTCCGACGCCGAGGCCGGCGGCCCAGAGCGCGGCGAGCACGACGCCGTCCGCGAGGCGATCGGGCTCGATGGCCGACCAGCCGCGCCGGAAGAGCGGGGCGTCGAGCAGCAGAACGCCGAGGAGGGCGATCGGGAAGAGCGCGAGAACCGCGTCGAACGGCCGGCGGCGCAGGAGGATGGCCACCCAGGCCAGCAGGGCCCCGATGCCGATGAGGACGAGGAGCGGGCGCGACCCGAGCTGAGCGAGAAGCGCCCAGGGTCCCAGGTGGCTCCAGGCGAGCGGAACGACCCAGGCGTGGCGGACGGCGAACGGCAGCGTCCAGAAGGCGGTGAGGGCGAGCGTGAAGCTGGCGACCGCCCCGGCGGCGAGGAGCGTCGGACGCCCCGGGCGGAGGACCAGGGTGAGGCCGGCGGCCAGGATCATGAGCGTTGCCGCGGCGGGCGCGTTCGCGGGGTGGCACAGGACGACGGCGGCCGCCGCCGGCGGGGCCCAGCGGGGTGGCTGCCCGGTCTCGATCCAGCGCCGAAGCGCCAGCGCGAGGAGCGGGAGGAAGCCGAGCGAGAGCCGGCTCGTCAGGATGCCCCAGCGAAGGCTCTCCTCGACCCCGCTCTGGAGCCCGGCGGAGAGCGTGAGGGCGACGAACGCCGGCGGGAGCGCGAGCCAGCCATCGCCGAGCACCGCGACCAGCAGGACATAGGTGGTGAGGGCCGGGAGGAGCAGCACGACGCCGCAGAGCGCCTGGTAGACCACTTCCACCGAGATCGACCAGAGGCCGACCAGCCGGATGAGCGCGCCGGCCACCACGAAGCCGGGCGGGTAGAACTGCAACTCGGGATAACCGCCCCACCAGTCCGGGTTCCAGTCGGCGGTCCAGCGGCCGTCCGGCACCGTCCGCTCGAGCGCATGCCAGAGACGGAAGAACTGCCCGGGATGATCGTCGAAGGCGGGGAGGCCGCCGCCGAACGCGGCGAGGGCGAACGCGCCGGCGTACGCCACGAGGAGCAGGGCGGGCCCGACACGCCGCACGGCGTCATGGTAGCAGAGGCAGCGTCTCCAGCGGCCAGAAGATGACCCGCAGGCGCCGGGCGAAGTGGAGAAGCGGCGCGGTCGCCGGCAGCGGGATGTCGTGGCCGAGCGTCATCGTGTTCCGATCGAGCCGGGCCGCCGCCGGCTGGAGCGGCCAGGGCTCGTGGTGGATCTCGCCGCGGCGCAGCCGCCCACGGGACCCCGGCGTGTAGAGACAGTAGCGCTCCGTGAGCCAGTGGGCGAGCGAGCCGGTCGGAGCGCGGAACACGTCGCCGACGGGGCGATACTGCGCGGCGAACTCGGCCGGCGGCGCATCCTGGTGGATCCGCCGGCTCGCGTATCGGACGGCGTCGCCGGCGCCGTCCACCGTCATGCGGGCACGGAAGTACGGGAGCCGGTACCACTGCCGGGCGATGGCGACGATCAGGCGGTTCCCGGCATCGAGGCTGAAGAAGAAGACGCCGGGCTTCCCCTCGACCGTGACGTAGGTGCGCACGTTCAGCTCGGGGAAGGCCGAGAGCCCGGGTACGGCCGGCAACCCGCGGAGGCGGACCGTCATGTGGAAGGGGATGATGCCGAGCCAGGCCTCGCCGTCGAAGGTGTCGATGGCGAGGGTGGGCGGCACCAGCGCGCGCAGCAGCGCGACCGGAACCGGCCAGTGAGCGAAGAGCAGGTCGTACCAGGTCTGGGTCATCACCCACGGTCGGTCGGGGAGAGGCCATGGCCGGTGCTCGGCGGGTGGGATCATGGGGGCGAGGACTGGATGGCCAGAGCGAGCTGAGCCGGCTCCGGTGGGGGCACACGCGGTGCCCGCCGGCGGTCGGCGATCTCGTACTGCTGCCTGAGCTCCCCGACCTGCCGGAGGACCGGCACCGACTCGCGGCGGGGGAGGGAGGCGCGCCCGCCGTAGAGCCGCTCGTAGCGGCGAAGCTCGTCGGGCCAGTCGCGCGCGAGGTGCGCGAGGAAGTGCTCGCGCGTCCCCGGCCGGAGATACAGGAGATTCGCCCACAGATGGGTCGCGCCCGCCTCGCGGGCCGCCCGGACCACCTCGGCGAGCTGCTCGGGACGATCGGAGAGCCCGGGAAGGATCGGCGCGATCCCCACGCCGGCCTTGATGCCGGCGTCCACGAGGGCTCGGAGGGCCCGCAGCCGCTGGCGGGGAGGCGCGGTCCCCGGCTCGGTCGTTCGCCACACGTCGGCATCGAGAGTCGGCACCGAGAAGTTCACGGAGACCTCGGCCCGGCGCGCCGCCTCCTGGAGGACGTCGATGTCACGGACGATCAGGGGCCCGCGCGTGATCAGACTGAATGGGTTGCCCACCGATCCGAGGACCTCGAGACAGCCGCGCGTGAGGCGATAGCGGCCCTCGGCCGGCTGGTAGGGATCCGTCGCCGCGCCGATTGCGACATCCTCGCGCCGCCAGGACGGCCGGGTGACCTCCCGGCGAAGCACCTGGGCGATGTTGACCTTGACGCGGATCGACCGCCCGTAGCGGTCATCGGCCGGGCGATCGGCGCGCTGTTCGAAGGCGCGCACGTAGCAGAACGTGCAGCGGTGGGTGCAGCCCATGTACGGGTTCAAGGACCACTTGAAGTCCATCCCCGTGACCCGGTTCAGGGCTGCCCGGCAGGGCTCCTCGCGGTACTCGACGGGCACGAGGTCACTATATCAACACCTGTTAAGCCACACAAGGGTGGGTCTCGACCGGATGCCGCCGCGATGCCCGCGAGGTGGGCGTCCCTGCCAGGGGCCGGGAAATGGCCGCGCTTCCTTGACGCGTGCCCGTCGCGCGTGTTAGATGTGTCAGATATCGTCGGGGCTCGAATCCCCGGGAGGACCCGGCCGAATGGAAAGGGTGAAGGGGCTCAAGTGCCGGGAGTGCGCCCGCGGCTATCCTCTGGCCCCACTTCACGTTTGCGACTTCTGCTTCGGCCCGCTGGAGGTGGACTACCGTTACGAGGCGCTGCGGGGGCTGGTGACTCGGGACCGCATCGCCGCCGGTCCTCCCAGCATCTGGCGCTACAAGGACCTGCTGCCGGTCGAGGGGGAGGTCGCCATCGGCCGCCACGCGGGGTACACCCCTCTCGTCCGCGCCTGGAACCTGGGTGAGGAACTGGGCGTCCGCGAGCTGTACGTCAAGAACGACGCGGTCTGCCATCCGACCTGCTCGTTCAAGGACCGGGTGGTCAGCGTCGCGGTCACCAAGGCCAAGGAATTCGGCTTCGACACGGTCGCCTGCGCGTCTACCGGAAACCTGGCCAACTCGGTGGCTGCTCACGCGGCCCAGGCCCGGCTGCGCTCTTTCGTCTTCATCCCGGCCGACCTCGAGCCGGGGAAGGTGCTCGGCACGCTCGTCTATGGTCCGGTGCTGGTTGCAGTCGAGGGAACGTACGACGAGGTGAACCGCCTCTGCTCCGAAGTGGCCGACCAGTACCCCTGGGCGTTCGCCAACATCAATCTCCGGCCCTTTTACGCCGAAGGGTCCAAGACCTACGGCTACGAGATCGCCGAGCAGCTCGGCTGGCACGCCCCGGCCCACGTCGTGGTGCCCTGCGCCGGCGGGTCGCTCCTCACCAAGATCTGGAAGGCCTTCCAGGAGCTCCACGCGCTCGACCTCATCGGGGACGTCCGGACGCGGATGTACGCGGCCCAGGCGGCCGGATGCGGCCCTATCGTGACGATGATCAAGCAGGACTCGGACACGCTCGTCCCCGTCCGTCCCAACACCATCGCCAAGTCGCTGGCCATCGGGAATCCGGCCGACGGCTACTACGCGTACCGCGTCGTGAAGGACTCCGGCGGCGCCGGCGAGCACGCGACCGACGAGGAGATCCTGGAGGCGATGGGGCTCCTGGCGCGCACCGAGGGGATCTTCACGGAGACCGCCGGGGGCGTGACGCTGGCGGCCGCCCGGAAGCTCATCGATCGGGGCGTGATTCCCCGCGACGAGTCGATCGTCGTCTGTATCACCGGCAACGGGCTCAAGACGGTCGAGGCGCTCGGGTCGCGGCTCTCCGAGCCCGTGCGGATCCGCCCGAACGTGGCGGCCTTCGATCGGGCCCTGGCGGATCTGAAGACCCTTACCCAATCCTGACGGCCGTGCCGATGGCGGTCGCAGCCCGTCCTCAAAGGAGGAGCGAGAGATGCCTGTCCTGGTGCGTATTCCGACCCCTCTTCGCCGCGTCACCAACGGCATCGGCGAGGTCAAGGGGGGGGGCAAGGATGTCGCGGCGCTGATCGACGATCTGGAACGCCAGTATCCCGGGCTCCGCGATCGACTGGTCGAGGAATCCGGCGAGCTCAGGCGGTTCATCAACATCTACGTGAACGAGGAAGACATCCGTTTCCTCTCGGGGAAGGGGACCGCGCTCAAGGACGGGGACGAAGTCTCCATCGTGCCGGCCATCGCGGGAGGGTGGTGAGGCGCGAACATCCGACGGGCGGCCGTGACCCGAGGCGCTCGATGTACGTTGAACTGACGGAGGAAAGACTGCG
It includes:
- a CDS encoding MoaD/ThiS family protein, with translation MPVLVRIPTPLRRVTNGIGEVKGGGKDVAALIDDLERQYPGLRDRLVEESGELRRFINIYVNEEDIRFLSGKGTALKDGDEVSIVPAIAGGW
- a CDS encoding radical SAM protein; this encodes MPVEYREEPCRAALNRVTGMDFKWSLNPYMGCTHRCTFCYVRAFEQRADRPADDRYGRSIRVKVNIAQVLRREVTRPSWRREDVAIGAATDPYQPAEGRYRLTRGCLEVLGSVGNPFSLITRGPLIVRDIDVLQEAARRAEVSVNFSVPTLDADVWRTTEPGTAPPRQRLRALRALVDAGIKAGVGIAPILPGLSDRPEQLAEVVRAAREAGATHLWANLLYLRPGTREHFLAHLARDWPDELRRYERLYGGRASLPRRESVPVLRQVGELRQQYEIADRRRAPRVPPPEPAQLALAIQSSPP
- the thrC gene encoding threonine synthase; translated protein: MERVKGLKCRECARGYPLAPLHVCDFCFGPLEVDYRYEALRGLVTRDRIAAGPPSIWRYKDLLPVEGEVAIGRHAGYTPLVRAWNLGEELGVRELYVKNDAVCHPTCSFKDRVVSVAVTKAKEFGFDTVACASTGNLANSVAAHAAQARLRSFVFIPADLEPGKVLGTLVYGPVLVAVEGTYDEVNRLCSEVADQYPWAFANINLRPFYAEGSKTYGYEIAEQLGWHAPAHVVVPCAGGSLLTKIWKAFQELHALDLIGDVRTRMYAAQAAGCGPIVTMIKQDSDTLVPVRPNTIAKSLAIGNPADGYYAYRVVKDSGGAGEHATDEEILEAMGLLARTEGIFTETAGGVTLAAARKLIDRGVIPRDESIVVCITGNGLKTVEALGSRLSEPVRIRPNVAAFDRALADLKTLTQS
- a CDS encoding alkaline phosphatase D family protein, which produces MGEVTGRSAVVWARADAPGAITVDVEAAGGARRRLAAEATADSDFTVKLHADDLVPGTRHAYRVAWRREEARGEFVTAPAPGVSGPVRLAWSGDLGGGGRCRTPAAGYPIFRVLAARQPDFFVFVGDTIYADHRCRVPENLPGADFRASDLGGFRAKHRYNRADAAVQAFFRSTSVYAIWDDHEVRNDFAGPSEPLMPVGRRAFLEYWPIQPPADDPHRLYRRMRWGRVAELFILDTRQYRSPNTMSDGPGKTMLGAAQRSWLLTGLAGSAAVWKLVVSSVSLSIPTGRVVRDSWANGSTHLTPEGSPTGFEHELLGIVHELGARRICNVVWLVADAHRPEVIRHAPLPGLIFHELVAGPLSGSAGRPGILDHTLRPTRLYAEGGFTSFGELVADDAGLTVRIVDGDGRVRFATTLSPERPNN
- a CDS encoding SDR family NAD(P)-dependent oxidoreductase, with protein sequence MLLKDKVAVVTGGGRGIGREIALMMAQAGARVVVNDFGGREDGTGGAASAADQVVGEIRQGGGQAVPSYESVATMAGGQRIVQTALDSWNRLDIVVNNAGILRDRMIFNMTEEEWDSVIAVHLKGSFAVTRAAAPRFKEQRWGRFINMTSTSGLIGNVGQANYAAAKLGIVGLTRVTALDMARYNVTANCISPFAWTRLIGTIPTETPEQQARVAKLERMSPRDIAPLAVYLASEEAQHVSGQLFGVRGKEIFVFSQPRPVRSIHHAEGWTPERIAETFPGTLAHHLTPLETSGQFFSYDPLV
- a CDS encoding DUF2071 domain-containing protein; this encodes MTQTWYDLLFAHWPVPVALLRALVPPTLAIDTFDGEAWLGIIPFHMTVRLRGLPAVPGLSAFPELNVRTYVTVEGKPGVFFFSLDAGNRLIVAIARQWYRLPYFRARMTVDGAGDAVRYASRRIHQDAPPAEFAAQYRPVGDVFRAPTGSLAHWLTERYCLYTPGSRGRLRRGEIHHEPWPLQPAAARLDRNTMTLGHDIPLPATAPLLHFARRLRVIFWPLETLPLLP